The sequence below is a genomic window from Brettanomyces bruxellensis chromosome 9, complete sequence.
ATCACGAAGATGACTTAGAAAGCCTAAACTCTGTGCAAAATGCAAATACCCTTGGTTCCTCTCTtgcagatgaagataacAATGAGCCATTAATATTTGGGGCAAATCGCATAAGTACGAGGACTGGCATTTCGAGCCGAAGAGATACGGTATTAGGAAGATTATTTCACCATCCGGCGATTGAGAAATCGGTCAATATGTTTGGTTTCATTtctatcattatttttaaaatattgaacTTTGGAATGCTCTTCTACTTCCTAGTTATGCTTCCAACTGGAATTGCTGGTCTCAATCTCTTAGGTAAGGGAAAAAGGGTCTTCAATTTGTTGGCCCACTTTATCAAAGGTGGCGTTTTCTTTACCTTGGGGTTATTTTCATTGGGAAGATACTTGGGCGCATTTGGCAGGATGGGCGGTGCTTGGAATTATTCATTTGTCacaaaagatgaaaaaagacATTCATTGTGGCTAAGGATTCAACCAAAAGGAAGTATGATCACATTTGAAATGATAGAGAGTTCATTAATCCTTTTATATGGCACGactaatatttttttagaaCATTTAGCGGCTGCCGGGGAAGCCTGGGCTGCTAAGGATCTCCAACATGTTTCCATCGCCTTTATGTACATTGGTGCTGGCCTTTGTGGAGTTATTACAGAGATCCAATTGAATAAATGGAGAAGGAGCAAATTCTACGATCAGGTCGGAGATCTTGTTGATGGTCAAGATGTGGAGAATGTGACTCCGGGATTTTCTCCAAATCCATTTCCAGTGTTCACCATCTTTTGGACCGGCCTTTTGATGTCGCAGCATGCTCAGGCATCTGAATTATCAACGAATGTTCATGTTCAATGGGGTTCGCTTCTTACTTATGGATCCTTCTTCCGTGGTTTCACCTTCCTTTTGATGTCCTACTATCCATTGAAAGATAGATACGCATGCTTTCGTCCAGGTAAGCCTCTTACAGAATTAGTCACATCATTCTGCTTGCTTTGCGGCGGTCTTGTTTTTATGGAAAGTACAGATCAGGTTATTGAGGCAATGGAGTATCGGGGTCTAACCCCAATGTTCACATTGAATATGAGTGTTGGTTGTACTGCACTCTTAATGGCATGGATTATggttttgttttcatttaAAGACAtgctgaagaagaagatgtaCGGGAAAGATTGAGCGAGCATAAACATTTTAGAGAGTTTAAAGCGATAGCAGGATTTTAGGTTTTACGTCATAATTGTATTTGCAAGTGCTTTGTTTTTAattctttgattttgttgttttcttacGAATACGTGATcatatttaatttaatatagACACAGAAAGTTCAACTATTAAACATGGATCCGATAACAATGTGTACGTATTAGTTCAACTGGTAATAGTggcaaatattattttgatttctaAATATCTATGATACCTTCTAATGATTATTGTTTTGAGCTTTACGTCCACGTCTAATCATAGGTGGTAATTTGAGTGGAACGGTGAGAACAGCAACCTTATAGACAGCATTTTTCGGCACATTCCAAGCCTCCTTCTGAGCAATTGTGGCATTTTTGGTGTGGCAACCTAACGATCTAAGTAAAGAGACTAGCCTTGAAGGATTAATGGAAAGTTCTTGGGCTAGCGGCGTAATAGGAAGCGTATAATTATCTAGCCTCAACATCAAAGTGAGAATATACGTAAGAATTTTGTCCTCATTCATTGGATCCATATAAAAATGCTTCCTGATACCATTATAATCAGTAAAGCGTTTGAGACAGCTGTCCACAATGAATGTGGATGGTtgattttggaaattttcaagaagcttGTCCATAAAACGTGACCTTCTGTTGAAATACACCCCCATCAACGTTGAAATGTAGTACATGATTTTTAATCTAAGTTTAGAGTCTGAGGAATCCGCATCTTGTTTCTCGAGCTTATCTAGTAGGTAAACACTTGTTTCCGTGTAATATGGCATGAGTTCGAGTAAAGTTTTGGCAgctgtattttctttaatctGCTGTAAAAATACGTCAACCTGAATCATACCCTGCTCTCTCTCTGAAATAACACCCTCAACTGGATAGACTTCATCCACAGATGCAGCCTTCTCATTATATTTAGGTATCAATCTGTTCTCAGCTTCAACAGTCTTTGTAAGTTTGACCTTATCTGGAATATTCGATGTGCTCTTCTGAATATCAGAGGCGATATCAAGTTCATTCTCTTGCAATTTACTCGCATCAACCCGATTCTTCTTGTAAGAAGAAAGTGCGGCTTTAGCTCTCCTGGTACCAAACTCTTCTCCCAATCTGCTCCTTTGCTCTAATTTAGACACATCAGTCATATCCTCGTAATTATCCTTAACGTTTAGTAGCTTTTTGGATTTGATCTTTGTAGGAATAAGCTTTGTCTTTACTAACTTAAGTGATCTACTCTCTGGATCATAAATTCCGATACAGTACTTTGGGTatccattttttgaatgttGTCCACTTTTCAATGATCCATCGTATATCAAGTTCTCATTTTCGCCATGCAAAACAACGTcgtttaattttctttttttatgctGATATAGATGAAACTGTGTTGACTTTGGGACTTCAACACCATTCATAAAAGAAGTCAA
It includes:
- a CDS encoding uncharacterized protein (SECRETED:SignalP(1-22)), producing the protein MRFANLLFNFALASGLALPVSAHEGHEEQHNTPVKAQDLDPTKSFSQIDWETVVPKAHVGHVHGMPIMNKTLTPEEYKYWSQYNTTTYFTVDAPSKFQLWIHIALFIGSFVFVYPFVMIFNNLDSNWYLPALTVHAAITIASTIAYSIFISGAPDLFPNMAYSKMVTGLFVLTIIHYVAAIIYTAKRWLEGGPRNPAASHYISIIQRPQPYQGLGDELEDSEFTRKPIPLAKLNLNSHDKLHSTLNSTGTEQSPSSTLYDHEDDLESLNSVQNANTLGSSLADEDNNEPLIFGANRISTRTGISSRRDTVLGRLFHHPAIEKSVNMFGFISIIIFKILNFGMLFYFLVMLPTGIAGLNLLGKGKRVFNLLAHFIKGGVFFTLGLFSLGRYLGAFGRMGGAWNYSFVTKDEKRHSLWLRIQPKGSMITFEMIESSLILLYGTTNIFLEHLAAAGEAWAAKDLQHVSIAFMYIGAGLCGVITEIQLNKWRRSKFYDQVGDLVDGQDVENVTPGFSPNPFPVFTIFWTGLLMSQHAQASELSTNVHVQWGSLLTYGSFFRGFTFLLMSYYPLKDRYACFRPGKPLTELVTSFCLLCGGLVFMESTDQVIEAMEYRGLTPMFTLNMSVGCTALLMAWIMVLFSFKDMLKKKMYGKD
- a CDS encoding uncharacterized protein (BUSCO:EOG09262BVA), with the protein product MAEDKSKAVSLKIPVSVLSDKEENTILTSFMNGVEVPKSTQFHLYQHKKRKLNDVVLHGENENLIYDGSLKSGQHSKNGYPKYCIGIYDPESRSLKLVKTKLIPTKIKSKKLLNVKDNYEDMTDVSKLEQRSRLGEEFGTRRAKAALSSYKKNRVDASKLQENELDIASDIQKSTSNIPDKVKLTKTVEAENRLIPKYNEKAASVDEVYPVEGVISEREQGMIQVDVFLQQIKENTAAKTLLELMPYYTETSVYLLDKLEKQDADSSDSKLRLKIMYYISTLMGVYFNRRSRFMDKLLENFQNQPSTFIVDSCLKRFTDYNGIRKHFYMDPMNEDKILTYILTLMLRLDNYTLPITPLAQELSINPSRLVSLLRSLGCHTKNATIAQKEAWNVPKNAVYKVAVLTVPLKLPPMIRRGRKAQNNNH